One window from the genome of Camelus bactrianus isolate YW-2024 breed Bactrian camel chromosome 4, ASM4877302v1, whole genome shotgun sequence encodes:
- the SPATA6L gene encoding spermatogenesis associated 6-like protein isoform X7 — protein sequence MGNLRNVLGVIELGIAPKIEFSTRTAIREGVFLHRNRFLEERYKSQRPLSTSYGPKFPLSNIKVKPRESNLDRPVQGMRSWAPSPYSTRRFFQDQPAQMNLGNNFKIPGESKPPFVVRHVDSAKPFGENSSKHHSQKSRRKSNFSNFPFPMRRASSLDSLAANVKVIKEPDERIVLRNESPSPLDSSKFGKPSPSYSNQGDADFHQETSFATSQHSRTPSPLLDQPLLRERFSPGSQSTWKKIHERVCSLLTSHRAQQHLSKEDPVSEVKYILERPSYPLKKYPVHEQSYF from the exons ATGGGGAATTTAAGGAATGTACTCGGAGTCATAGAACTG GGCATTGCTCCCAAAATAGAGTTTTCTACAAGGACAGCTATCAGAGAAGGTGTGTTTCTGCATAGAAACAGATTTCTT GAGGAAAGATACAAGTCACAAAGGCCTTTATCTACATCATATGGACCAAAATTCCCCTTAAGTAATATAAAGGTGAAGCCAAGGGAGAGTAATCTTGATAGACCGGTCCAAGGCATGCGATCCTGGGCACCCTCTCCATATTCTACCAGGCGTTTCTTTCAGGACCAGCCAGCTCAAATGAACCTTgggaataatttcaaaataccagGAGAAAGCAAACCTCCATTTGTAGTAAGACAC gtGGACAGTGCAAAGCCCTTTGGTGAGAACAGTTCAAAGCATCATTCCCAGAAGTCTAGAAGGAAATCTAACTTTTCAAACTTTCCATTTCCAATGAGAAGAG cttcttcTCTTGACAGCCTTGCAGCTAACGTAAAG GTTATCAAAGAGCCAGATGAACGGATTGTTTTAAGGAATGAATCACCATCACCTTTAGATTCAAGTAAGTTTGGAAAGCCCTCACCCAGTTACAGTAACCAAGGGGATGCCGATTTCCACCAGGAAACTTCATTTGCCACCTCCCAGCACTCCAGAACTCCCAGCCCTCTTCTGGACCAGCCCCTTCTCCGAGAAAG GTTCTCTCCGGGTTCTCAGTCCACGTGGAAGAAGATCCACGAAAGGGTATGCAGTCTTCTGACATCCCACAGAGCTCAGCAGCACCTCAGCAAG gAAGATCCTGTGTCTGAAGTAAAGTATATCCTTGAAAGACCAAGCTACCCTCTGAAGAAATATCCAGTGCATGAACAGAGTTATTTTTAA